A window of the Lentibacillus sp. JNUCC-1 genome harbors these coding sequences:
- a CDS encoding helix-turn-helix transcriptional regulator yields METKRTWLKQYRHLKGYNQDQVARQVDIKRSYYNMIENGKRNPSTKVAKNIADYLQFDWTIFFEHECNDVKQNVL; encoded by the coding sequence GTGGAAACAAAAAGAACATGGCTCAAACAATATAGGCATTTAAAGGGATACAACCAGGATCAGGTTGCCCGACAAGTTGACATTAAAAGATCGTATTATAATATGATCGAAAATGGAAAAAGAAATCCAAGCACAAAAGTAGCGAAGAATATAGCAGATTATCTTCAATTTGATTGGACTATTTTTTTTGAACACGAATGTAACGATGTGAAACAAAATGTTCTTTAG
- a CDS encoding helix-turn-helix domain-containing protein has protein sequence MLSKRLIYLRKQKNLTQEQISKIIGVSRPAYTAYEKKTRTPDYDILQSLADYYEVSIDYLLGRTDNPTPIDRKDEKEFFKAITDPDLERWYTELPQSDEEDLKKLRRMWEIIKSDPDRK, from the coding sequence ATGCTAAGTAAAAGGCTGATTTATTTAAGAAAGCAAAAAAACTTGACGCAAGAGCAAATATCCAAAATTATTGGTGTTTCAAGACCTGCTTATACAGCATATGAAAAAAAGACGCGAACACCCGATTATGATATTTTACAATCTCTTGCCGATTATTATGAAGTTAGTATTGATTACCTTCTTGGAAGAACAGATAACCCTACACCTATAGATAGAAAAGATGAGAAAGAGTTTTTCAAGGCAATAACAGACCCTGACTTAGAAAGATGGTACACAGAGTTGCCTCAATCTGACGAAGAGGACTTAAAGAAATTACGTAGAATGTGGGAAATAATTAAAAGCGATCCTGACAGAAAATAA
- a CDS encoding tyrosine-type recombinase/integrase has translation MASFVELIPNKKYKLFVELESNPDGSRNRRTKVIQASGKREARRLLSKFEQEIMENSHLSIDNPYMPAFIDRWRTNYAQTELDMATLESYDISLKQIKRYFKKKKIKAIKPLHIIEFYTEERKAGRGSLETKHKVLQSLFKHAIVWKYIDKEENPMEDVSKPKTQKKQHKDFYNKHELKELFKLLEDQPEHHQLMAKCALYGGLRRGEVLGIADDSIDFESNTITVKRSLQCTKSKGIVLKETKGKDARIIILPDKFMEELQAYHKKKLQLKKDMGTLWTGFEDQNKKKVFLLFSDVHGKPFRPDSVTQLWGRFMNRNQDKIKRIRFHDLRHSSASLILSEGVNMKIVQKRLGHKDIRTTLNMYSHITTEDEQKASDVFNVLF, from the coding sequence ATGGCTTCATTCGTCGAATTAATACCAAACAAAAAATACAAATTGTTCGTGGAATTAGAATCAAATCCTGATGGTTCGAGAAACAGACGGACAAAGGTTATTCAAGCAAGTGGGAAAAGGGAGGCAAGAAGACTTTTAAGTAAATTTGAGCAAGAAATCATGGAGAACTCTCATTTATCTATTGATAATCCATACATGCCAGCCTTTATAGATAGATGGAGAACAAACTACGCACAAACGGAATTAGATATGGCAACACTTGAAAGTTATGATATTTCTTTAAAGCAGATAAAGAGGTATTTTAAAAAGAAAAAAATAAAGGCTATCAAACCTTTACACATTATTGAATTCTATACTGAGGAAAGAAAAGCTGGCAGAGGATCATTGGAAACGAAACATAAGGTATTGCAATCCTTATTTAAGCATGCGATCGTATGGAAATATATTGACAAAGAAGAGAATCCCATGGAGGACGTTTCTAAACCTAAAACGCAAAAGAAGCAACATAAGGACTTCTACAATAAACATGAATTAAAAGAACTTTTTAAGCTGCTAGAAGACCAGCCCGAGCATCATCAACTAATGGCAAAATGCGCTTTATACGGTGGTTTAAGACGTGGAGAAGTACTTGGAATAGCTGATGACTCAATTGATTTTGAAAGCAATACAATAACTGTAAAACGCTCTCTACAATGCACTAAGTCAAAAGGGATTGTATTAAAGGAAACGAAAGGTAAAGATGCTAGAATCATCATACTTCCTGATAAATTCATGGAGGAATTACAAGCTTATCATAAAAAGAAATTACAATTAAAAAAGGATATGGGAACTTTATGGACAGGCTTTGAGGACCAAAATAAGAAGAAAGTCTTCCTTTTATTCAGCGATGTACATGGCAAACCTTTTCGACCAGACTCTGTAACTCAACTGTGGGGCAGATTCATGAATCGTAATCAAGATAAAATCAAACGTATTCGATTCCATGATTTAAGACATTCGTCTGCATCTTTAATTTTAAGCGAAGGTGTCAACATGAAAATCGTGCAAAAAAGATTAGGACATAAAGATATTAGGACAACGTTAAATATGTATTCACATATCACAACAGAGGATGAACAAAAGGCCAGTGACGTTTTCAACGTTTTATTCTAG